The Flavobacterium piscisymbiosum genome includes a region encoding these proteins:
- a CDS encoding T9SS sorting signal type C domain-containing protein: MIKKVFIPFALILLFSNIDLRAQQGKLDVTFSIIDDGQKGDGFDNIVRTLCLQEDQKLIVGGDYLSLNGVSSPYLSRLMPDGTIDETFNIGIGFNGKIYSSYIQSDGKIIVGGSFTSFNGNNTGRLVRLNTDGSYDATFNTSIAASAGIIYDISPQADGKIIIVGSFTKYNNVTVNRIARVLPNGSLDTSFITGSGSSSNITSAKVLSDGKILLSGNFTSFNGSSINKIVRLFQDGSIDHNFNIGSGFNDDVNAMIIQSDQKIILGGKFTNYNGIGANRIIRINQDGSPDSNFLSGSGFSKDAVQTIKTDAVGNIMVGGSFIGSYNGTEINRLCFLNRDGTLKTDFDIGSGPGSASVLALATDREGSWYIGGSFSVFDNLNQGRLAKIDANGDHDAGYLAAGIGFDNSVLKVLSLENKKTMVFGSFTKFNGAYCSRITRVLEDGSSDVSFNRGEQGANNLVKNAVLQLDGKIVVGGNFTKYNEINSNRIVRIFPDGALDNSFVIGSGFNSQVYALDVQPDGKLIVAGNFTTYNGSAAGRIVRLLENGLRDTSFNIGLGADAIIETVLLQSDGKILVAGRFNTFNGLLYPRLVRLNTNGSIDTSFNIGTGFDRYVYALALQSDKKIILGGSFLTYNGTSQKRIARLNYDGSLDPTFNSDTGFNKGDVRTILVQPDDRILVGGTFSGTYKTSPSLRLIRLEKSGDYDPSFLASLNKELYSMSFTSDYKLIIGGGFNSVSGISKHRIARLKLCLDSTIWNGISWSNGFPSPAKEVIFKDNYPNLTTTDVCSCYVDEGKVVTVLSENTLGIEFSYLGLGNLILEDSASLYQSDDDIVNNGIAFVKRKSSPILKFDYTYWSSPVNNQRLVDVSPNTAPDMFFSYDYIVKWIQENPSTCNMIPGKGYIIRGPENFSQTITSNFEAIFKGAPNNGKIEAVLKTANSYVLVGNPYPSAINADVFMTNNRSKIKGALYFWTHNTPYTNNKYASDDYAVYNLLGGVGTREALSTGINESIPNGKIASGQAFFVTSKVAGTVEFNNSTRISGSNSRFFKHVEKNNEQGHKSTIEKHRIWLNLKNSEGAFKQILVGYIQGATNLYDDNYDAVSFNSNQFVDFYSIADSKKLVIQGRALPFVQTDSIVLGYKSSINGNFSFDIDHEDGLFENLNVFIEDKDLKQIHDLKESPYFFDTSVGTFNDRFILKYIDKTLNKTDFENFEDHIFIVVKDKMIKVISTKELIKEVSVFDLLGKLLYHKENVENAEHRLLNLVSQNQVLLVKVKLESGLIVTKKTIF, translated from the coding sequence TTGATAAAAAAAGTATTTATTCCATTCGCTTTAATTCTGTTATTTTCTAATATTGATCTACGTGCACAACAAGGTAAGTTAGATGTCACTTTTAGTATAATCGACGATGGCCAAAAAGGAGATGGTTTCGATAATATAGTAAGGACTTTGTGTTTACAAGAGGATCAAAAGCTGATTGTTGGCGGCGATTATCTAAGTCTTAACGGAGTCTCATCACCTTATTTATCACGTCTAATGCCAGATGGAACTATAGATGAGACTTTTAATATAGGAATAGGATTTAATGGTAAAATTTATTCATCTTATATTCAGTCTGATGGTAAAATAATTGTTGGCGGCAGTTTTACAAGCTTTAATGGAAATAATACAGGCAGATTAGTTCGTTTAAACACTGATGGTTCATATGATGCAACGTTCAATACTTCAATTGCTGCAAGTGCAGGTATTATTTATGATATTTCTCCACAAGCTGACGGCAAAATTATAATTGTTGGAAGTTTTACAAAGTATAATAATGTTACCGTAAATCGAATTGCCAGAGTCCTGCCGAATGGTAGTTTAGATACTTCATTTATAACAGGATCCGGATCTTCATCAAATATTACAAGTGCAAAGGTTTTATCTGATGGAAAAATTTTGCTTTCCGGAAATTTTACAAGTTTTAATGGATCTTCAATAAATAAAATAGTCCGACTATTTCAGGATGGTAGCATTGATCATAATTTTAATATAGGATCTGGTTTTAATGATGATGTCAATGCGATGATAATTCAATCTGATCAGAAAATTATTCTGGGAGGAAAGTTTACTAATTATAATGGTATTGGAGCTAACAGAATTATAAGAATAAATCAAGACGGATCTCCGGATAGCAATTTCTTGTCGGGCTCAGGTTTTAGTAAAGATGCTGTCCAGACGATTAAAACTGACGCTGTAGGAAATATAATGGTAGGCGGATCTTTTATTGGTTCTTATAATGGTACAGAGATTAATCGGTTATGTTTTTTGAATAGAGACGGGACTTTAAAAACAGATTTCGATATAGGTTCAGGACCAGGATCTGCATCAGTTTTGGCTTTAGCAACTGATAGAGAAGGATCTTGGTATATAGGTGGTTCATTTTCAGTTTTTGATAATTTAAATCAAGGAAGATTAGCAAAAATCGATGCCAATGGAGACCATGATGCGGGTTATTTAGCTGCAGGAATTGGTTTTGATAATTCTGTTTTAAAAGTTTTATCATTAGAAAATAAAAAAACAATGGTATTTGGGAGTTTTACCAAATTTAATGGAGCATATTGCTCAAGGATAACAAGAGTTTTAGAAGACGGATCTTCTGATGTCTCTTTTAATCGAGGAGAGCAAGGAGCTAATAATCTTGTAAAAAATGCTGTGTTACAATTAGACGGAAAGATAGTTGTTGGAGGAAATTTCACGAAATACAATGAAATTAATTCTAATCGAATTGTCCGTATTTTTCCTGATGGAGCACTAGATAATTCTTTTGTTATAGGTTCAGGATTTAATAGTCAGGTGTATGCATTAGATGTTCAGCCTGATGGGAAATTAATTGTAGCCGGAAATTTTACAACTTATAATGGTTCAGCCGCCGGAAGAATAGTCAGATTGTTAGAAAATGGTTTACGTGATACTAGTTTTAATATTGGTCTTGGAGCTGATGCAATTATTGAGACAGTATTACTTCAGTCCGATGGTAAAATTTTAGTTGCCGGAAGGTTTAATACATTCAATGGGCTTTTGTATCCTCGTTTAGTTCGATTGAATACCAACGGAAGTATAGATACCAGTTTTAATATTGGTACTGGTTTTGATAGATATGTGTATGCATTAGCATTACAGTCTGATAAGAAAATAATTTTAGGAGGGTCTTTTTTAACTTATAATGGAACTTCACAAAAACGAATTGCTCGTTTAAATTATGATGGTAGTTTAGATCCAACTTTTAATTCTGACACAGGTTTTAATAAAGGAGATGTTCGCACTATTTTGGTTCAGCCGGATGATCGCATTTTAGTTGGCGGAACTTTTTCAGGAACCTACAAAACAAGCCCATCATTAAGATTGATTCGTCTCGAAAAATCTGGTGATTATGATCCTTCATTTTTGGCTTCTCTTAATAAAGAACTTTATTCGATGAGTTTTACATCTGATTATAAATTGATTATTGGAGGAGGTTTTAATTCAGTATCAGGTATCTCCAAACATAGAATTGCCCGTCTAAAACTATGTTTAGATTCGACTATATGGAATGGTATTTCCTGGTCCAATGGCTTTCCGTCACCCGCAAAAGAAGTGATTTTTAAAGATAATTATCCAAATTTGACAACGACAGATGTTTGTAGTTGTTATGTTGATGAAGGTAAAGTGGTAACAGTTCTAAGTGAAAACACTTTGGGAATTGAGTTTTCTTATTTAGGTTTGGGAAATTTAATTTTAGAAGACTCAGCATCTTTATACCAATCTGATGATGACATAGTAAATAACGGAATTGCCTTTGTTAAAAGAAAATCATCTCCTATATTAAAATTTGATTATACTTATTGGTCTTCACCCGTTAATAATCAAAGATTAGTTGATGTTTCACCAAATACTGCGCCAGACATGTTTTTTTCATACGATTACATTGTTAAATGGATTCAGGAGAACCCTTCGACCTGTAATATGATCCCGGGCAAAGGATATATCATCAGGGGACCTGAGAATTTTTCACAAACAATTACTTCAAACTTTGAGGCGATTTTTAAAGGAGCGCCCAATAATGGCAAAATCGAGGCTGTTTTAAAAACTGCGAATAGTTATGTTTTAGTTGGAAACCCTTATCCGTCTGCGATTAATGCGGATGTTTTTATGACCAATAACAGATCGAAAATTAAAGGTGCCCTTTATTTCTGGACACATAACACGCCATATACTAATAATAAATATGCAAGTGATGATTATGCAGTTTATAATTTACTTGGAGGGGTTGGTACACGAGAAGCTTTATCAACAGGGATTAATGAAAGTATACCTAACGGTAAAATTGCCTCGGGACAGGCTTTTTTTGTGACTAGTAAAGTAGCAGGAACAGTTGAGTTTAATAATAGCACCAGAATTTCAGGAAGTAATTCCAGGTTTTTTAAGCACGTCGAAAAGAATAATGAACAAGGGCATAAAAGTACAATTGAAAAACATCGCATTTGGTTAAATCTTAAGAATTCAGAAGGTGCTTTTAAGCAAATTTTGGTAGGATATATTCAAGGAGCAACAAATTTATATGATGATAATTATGATGCAGTAAGTTTTAATTCGAATCAGTTTGTAGATTTTTATAGTATAGCTGACAGTAAAAAATTGGTCATTCAGGGTCGGGCTTTACCCTTTGTTCAAACAGATTCAATTGTTCTTGGTTATAAAAGTTCAATTAATGGCAATTTTAGTTTTGATATTGATCACGAAGACGGATTATTTGAGAATTTAAATGTTTTTATTGAAGATAAAGATTTAAAACAGATACATGACTTAAAAGAAAGTCCCTATTTTTTTGACACGTCAGTCGGAACCTTTAATGATCGTTTTATTTTAAAATATATTGATAAGACCTTAAATAAAACTGATTTTGAAAATTTCGAAGATCATATTTTTATTGTAGTAAAAGATAAAATGATTAAAGTGATTTCAACAAAAGAGCTTATAAAAGAGGTGTCAGTTTTTGATCTTTTGGGTAAACTATTATATCATAAAGAAAACGTAGAAAATGCAGAACATAGGCTATTAAATTTGGTATCTCAAAATCAGGTTTTGTTGGTGAAAGTAAAACTGGAAAGTGGACTAATTGTAACCAAAAAGACAATATTTTAA
- a CDS encoding T9SS sorting signal type C domain-containing protein, whose translation MKKTLLFTILFFKVSFLSFVKDIFRFPKFYFKAITIFFLILGTNISNAQCNSSATAGEVQSNNNKMCVGTTENFWSTGWDSGTWSSSDSSILEVNGTTATAKAPGVAYVIYTLRQPNCNEVKTAQKMITVYPALGETGEISGPSVQCDGNKGQIYSIAPVANATHYVWNIPSNWTITSGANTNSITVTIGSTADNITVVVSNDCRTNYAKYKYVNITSNKTDTPTITAKGSTDFCQGGNVVLTSSTADHYLWSNGETTQSITVTSSGNYTVTTTQEGYYCPSNASNSIAVNATGPEVTTHPQTLIVCEGQSANFSVATSASNPSYQWQYSANGSTGWTNTDDVEGVSGHKTSTLKLKNIPLSYGNNYVRCVISNSICSTYSNTAKLTVNPNNTIVLSSAEETNNQTICNNTAITDITYHTTGATHANFQGLPNGVIGSFASNKVTISGTPTETGTFNYIIDLTGGCGTLAAIGKIVINPSLPTVSITSSESSTTICNGTLVTFKGTPTNGGTAPKYQWYLGSNPIVGQTGSQYTTNGLNNLDAIKVVMTSNSTSSCLASKSATSNIITVTITKTDRGRTKGGIHICQGDQNPPLAVYNFDDPNKDALYSDPSKIIRWEYSDDNNKTWKFIENTAGKVTYTPTEILTASRNYRAVAKNGSCNEEYAIETRIDVEFAPTINSQSTATQTQCINGTFNPISISATGFEIKTYQWYSNTTASTINATSLGNKNGAATNTYTPQSTTAGTLYYYCIVTGKCGSTTSTFSEPLVTKRVSTPPKVGAITQPNCTTSTGSVVLEDVPHSGRLLESRGTVYNFVTAGTTFEISGLAPGTYKFAIDDNCSIVYSSEIVIQPANTWNGNKWSNGTPSETDRIEFTGNYDIDTNLNGCSCTINSGAVVTIKEGRTLAVANAVTVLDGGSLIFENNSSLLQSNNVVNTGNITYKRTALKIRQADFVYWSTPVKPQQLLKVSPDTKPDLFYYHHGSGWIDADRNADMIVGKGYIIRGPETYSNTDKADYTASFIGVPNNGDIVGEPLTAGKYRLIGNPYPSALSIDKLIQGNTVLNGTVYFWTHNTAVTPVGNYDYNPNDYASYNLSGSVRTSKAALTGNEKPSGYVGAGQAFFVSGRLAGPVLYNNSMRFGGTNNNQFFKSSETSKETSIEKNRIWLNMTSSKGTFKQLLIGYIEGATNAYENKFDGVSFDGNPYLDFYSMVNTTKLVIQGRALPFVNTDVVPLGYKTSVEDTFTIAIDEVDGKMSNQAIYLEDKKTGIIHDLRSSDYTFKSASGTFTDRFVLKYANKTLGTGDFENTQDGILISVKNKTINVLSSKENIKEVTIFDIMGKTLYNKNKVSNTELQIQNLPSSNQVLLVKVTLENDFTTTRKIIFQ comes from the coding sequence ATGAAGAAAACTTTACTTTTTACTATTCTATTTTTTAAGGTTTCATTTTTATCCTTCGTAAAAGATATCTTTAGATTTCCAAAATTTTACTTTAAAGCAATAACTATCTTCTTTTTGATACTTGGCACTAATATTTCAAATGCTCAATGCAATAGTAGTGCAACAGCAGGCGAAGTGCAAAGTAATAATAATAAAATGTGTGTAGGAACTACTGAAAATTTTTGGTCAACTGGATGGGATAGCGGAACTTGGTCTTCATCAGACTCTTCTATATTAGAAGTAAACGGAACTACTGCTACTGCAAAAGCACCAGGAGTCGCATACGTGATATATACATTAAGACAACCAAATTGCAACGAAGTTAAAACTGCTCAAAAAATGATTACAGTTTATCCTGCTTTAGGTGAAACTGGTGAAATATCAGGACCATCTGTTCAATGTGACGGAAATAAAGGACAAATCTATTCAATAGCACCTGTAGCAAATGCTACACACTATGTTTGGAATATACCCTCTAATTGGACCATTACTTCAGGAGCCAATACAAATTCTATTACCGTAACTATTGGCTCAACTGCTGACAATATTACTGTAGTCGTCTCTAATGATTGCAGAACTAATTATGCAAAGTACAAATATGTAAACATAACCAGCAATAAAACAGATACTCCAACAATTACAGCTAAAGGTAGTACAGATTTTTGTCAAGGTGGCAATGTTGTTTTAACTTCAAGTACTGCGGATCATTATTTATGGTCAAATGGTGAAACTACTCAAAGTATAACAGTTACAAGTTCCGGCAACTATACGGTGACAACAACACAAGAAGGCTACTATTGCCCAAGCAATGCATCTAATTCTATTGCCGTTAATGCAACAGGACCAGAGGTAACCACCCACCCTCAGACATTAATTGTGTGCGAAGGTCAATCAGCGAATTTCAGCGTTGCTACTTCGGCTTCAAATCCATCCTATCAATGGCAATATTCCGCTAACGGCTCTACAGGATGGACAAACACTGATGATGTAGAAGGAGTATCAGGACACAAAACATCTACTTTAAAATTAAAAAACATTCCGTTATCTTACGGTAATAATTATGTACGCTGCGTAATATCAAATTCTATTTGTTCAACATATTCAAATACAGCCAAACTAACCGTGAATCCAAATAACACGATAGTTTTAAGTTCTGCCGAAGAAACAAATAACCAAACTATTTGCAACAATACGGCTATTACAGATATTACCTATCACACAACTGGCGCTACACATGCTAATTTTCAAGGATTACCTAATGGAGTTATCGGTAGTTTTGCTTCTAACAAAGTAACCATTAGTGGAACACCAACGGAGACAGGAACGTTTAACTATATAATAGATTTAACTGGAGGATGTGGAACGTTAGCAGCCATAGGTAAAATAGTTATTAATCCTAGTTTACCTACGGTAAGTATAACTTCTTCGGAGTCTTCTACAACAATTTGCAATGGAACTTTAGTAACTTTTAAGGGAACACCAACCAATGGAGGAACAGCACCAAAATACCAATGGTATCTTGGATCAAATCCAATTGTTGGACAAACAGGATCGCAGTATACAACAAATGGATTAAACAATTTAGACGCCATCAAGGTTGTAATGACATCAAACTCTACTTCATCCTGCTTAGCTTCAAAATCAGCCACTTCTAATATCATTACAGTTACAATAACAAAGACAGATAGAGGAAGAACAAAAGGTGGAATTCACATTTGCCAAGGAGACCAAAATCCTCCTTTGGCCGTATACAACTTTGACGATCCAAATAAAGATGCTCTCTATTCAGATCCTAGCAAAATTATACGATGGGAATATAGTGACGATAATAACAAAACGTGGAAATTTATAGAAAATACTGCTGGAAAAGTAACTTATACTCCAACCGAAATTCTAACTGCATCCAGAAATTACAGAGCTGTAGCAAAAAATGGATCTTGTAACGAAGAGTACGCTATTGAAACGCGAATTGATGTTGAATTTGCACCAACAATAAATTCACAATCTACTGCAACTCAAACACAATGTATTAATGGGACTTTTAATCCGATAAGTATTTCGGCAACGGGATTTGAAATTAAAACATATCAGTGGTATAGTAATACAACAGCTAGTACAATAAACGCGACTTCGTTAGGTAACAAAAACGGAGCGGCTACTAATACCTATACACCTCAGTCAACAACTGCTGGTACATTATACTATTATTGTATTGTAACGGGAAAATGTGGTTCAACCACAAGCACTTTTTCTGAACCACTTGTAACAAAAAGGGTATCAACACCTCCAAAAGTAGGAGCTATCACACAGCCAAATTGCACCACATCAACAGGTAGTGTAGTTTTAGAAGATGTTCCACATTCTGGAAGATTACTTGAATCACGAGGTACAGTTTATAATTTTGTAACTGCAGGAACTACATTTGAAATTTCAGGACTTGCACCGGGAACTTACAAATTTGCTATAGATGACAATTGCTCTATCGTATATTCCTCAGAAATAGTAATTCAACCGGCAAATACCTGGAATGGCAACAAATGGTCAAACGGAACACCATCAGAAACAGATCGAATTGAATTTACAGGAAATTATGATATCGATACCAACCTAAACGGTTGTTCATGTACCATAAATAGTGGAGCAGTTGTTACTATAAAAGAAGGAAGAACTTTGGCGGTTGCAAATGCTGTTACGGTTCTGGATGGAGGATCATTAATATTCGAAAATAATTCAAGCTTATTACAAAGCAACAATGTTGTGAATACCGGAAACATCACTTACAAGCGTACGGCCCTTAAAATTCGTCAGGCAGATTTCGTGTATTGGTCAACACCTGTTAAACCACAGCAATTACTTAAAGTTTCACCTGATACCAAGCCAGATCTGTTTTATTACCATCACGGTTCAGGTTGGATTGATGCTGATAGAAACGCCGATATGATTGTAGGGAAAGGATATATTATTCGCGGTCCTGAAACTTACTCCAATACAGATAAGGCTGACTATACTGCTTCATTTATCGGAGTTCCAAATAACGGAGACATCGTTGGAGAACCATTAACCGCAGGTAAATATCGATTAATCGGAAATCCTTATCCATCGGCTTTAAGCATAGATAAACTTATTCAGGGAAATACAGTACTAAACGGAACTGTTTATTTCTGGACACATAATACTGCTGTAACCCCTGTTGGAAACTATGATTATAACCCGAATGATTACGCCAGTTATAATCTTAGCGGAAGCGTAAGAACAAGTAAAGCAGCACTTACCGGTAACGAAAAGCCATCCGGTTATGTAGGGGCAGGACAAGCCTTTTTTGTCAGCGGACGTTTAGCAGGGCCTGTACTTTATAATAATTCGATGCGATTTGGGGGTACAAACAACAATCAGTTTTTTAAATCATCCGAAACATCAAAAGAAACCTCTATCGAAAAGAATCGCATCTGGCTTAATATGACAAGCTCAAAGGGAACTTTCAAACAATTATTGATTGGTTATATCGAAGGAGCAACCAATGCCTATGAAAATAAATTCGACGGAGTAAGTTTTGATGGTAATCCATACCTTGATTTTTATAGTATGGTTAATACCACTAAACTTGTAATTCAGGGTCGTGCTTTGCCATTTGTAAATACTGATGTTGTTCCGTTAGGATACAAAACATCTGTTGAGGATACTTTTACCATAGCAATAGACGAGGTCGATGGCAAAATGAGTAATCAGGCCATTTATTTAGAAGATAAAAAAACTGGTATCATCCACGATTTACGCTCAAGTGATTATACTTTTAAAAGTGCGAGTGGTACATTTACTGACCGATTCGTTTTAAAATATGCCAACAAAACACTTGGAACCGGCGATTTTGAAAATACCCAGGATGGAATTTTAATTTCAGTAAAAAATAAAACTATCAACGTTTTATCGTCAAAAGAAAACATAAAAGAAGTTACCATTTTTGATATTATGGGAAAAACACTTTACAACAAAAATAAAGTTTCAAATACCGAACTTCAAATTCAAAACCTGCCATCGAGCAATCAGGTTTTACTGGTAAAAGTGACTTTAGAAAATGATTTTACTACGACTAGAAAAATCATATTTCAATAA
- a CDS encoding regulatory protein RecX: MNSILTIKDAIQKLEHFCAYQERCHAEVISKLYSLKMSPDEIDIVVVQLIENNFLNETRFACSFARGKHRIKHWGRIRITNELKLKQVSSTNITLALKEISPEEYETTFDQLSERCWNNLHEKNTLKKRKKFCDYMLRRGYESFLVYDKVTQLEKEL; the protein is encoded by the coding sequence ATGAATTCAATTTTAACAATAAAGGACGCAATACAAAAATTAGAGCATTTTTGTGCCTATCAGGAACGCTGTCATGCAGAGGTAATTTCTAAATTATACAGCTTAAAAATGTCTCCTGATGAAATTGATATTGTTGTAGTTCAACTAATTGAAAATAATTTTTTAAACGAAACCCGTTTTGCCTGCAGTTTTGCAAGAGGTAAACATCGCATAAAACATTGGGGAAGAATCAGGATTACCAATGAGCTTAAATTAAAGCAGGTTTCGTCTACTAATATTACACTGGCATTAAAAGAAATTTCGCCTGAAGAATACGAAACTACTTTTGATCAGCTTTCTGAAAGATGTTGGAATAATCTTCACGAAAAAAACACCTTAAAAAAACGAAAAAAATTCTGCGATTATATGTTACGCAGAGGATATGAAAGTTTCTTGGTTTATGATAAAGTAACTCAATTAGAAAAGGAATTGTAA